Proteins from one Hyperolius riggenbachi isolate aHypRig1 chromosome 4, aHypRig1.pri, whole genome shotgun sequence genomic window:
- the CDC42EP3 gene encoding cdc42 effector protein 3 translates to MPAKTPIYLKPGNSKKGKKFKLRDVLSSDLISPPLGDFRHTIHIGKDGQHDVFGDISFLQGNYELLPGSQGKPRNSHLSTHNEFLRAHSTCDSMYSETSSPVLKNAISLPTIGGSQALVLPLLSAVTFNSKRDSYSPSKSPRLSCEPVLEEKLLDKCQPFENEESEDQFDSGSSWKVSGSASCSTNGRSSHSSSLSEQYSDWQGLDLFEDSPIPCNMGNTDLKSDESLSDLAGSLLTLQLDLGPSLLDEVLHVMDKNKP, encoded by the coding sequence ATGCCTGCAAAGACACCGATTTATCTGAAGCCTGGAAACAGCAAAAAGGGCAAAAAATTTAAACTGAGAGACGTGTTGTCCTCTGATTTGATCAGTCCACCCCTAGGAGATTTTCGGCACACTATCCATATCGGCAAAGATGGGCAACACGATGTGTTTGGAGATATCTCATTTCTTCAAGGGAACTATGAACTCTTGCCAGGCAGCCAAGGCAAGCCAAGAAACAGCCATCTGAGTACACATAATGAATTCCTGAGGGCACATAGCACTTGTGACTCTATGTATTCCGAAACCTCTTCACCAGTTCTTAAAAATGCAATCTCCTTGCCGACTATTGGTGGATCTCAAGCATTAGTCTTGCCTTTGTTATCTGCTGTGACTTTTAACTCCAAAAGGGACTCCTACAGCCCTTCTAAGTCGCCAAGACTTAGCTGTGAACCGGTGTTAGAAGAAAAATTGCTGGATAAGTGTCAACCTTTTGAGAATGAAGAAAGTGAAGACCAGTTTGATAGTGGAAGTTCATGGAAGGTCAGCGGTTCAGCATCATGCTCTACAAATGGAAGATCAAGCCATTCTTCTAGTCTCTCTGAACAGTACAGTGACTGGCAAGGGTTAGACTTATTTGAAGACAGTCCTATTCCGTGCAATATGGGGAACACTGACTTAAAATCAGACGAGTCACTGTCTGACCTGGCTGGTTCTTTGTTAACTTTGCAGCTTGACTTGGGTCCTTCTCTTTTGGATGAGGTGCTTCATGTTATGGACAAAAATAAGCCATAA